A single region of the Oncorhynchus keta strain PuntledgeMale-10-30-2019 chromosome 37, Oket_V2, whole genome shotgun sequence genome encodes:
- the LOC127916617 gene encoding G-protein coupled bile acid receptor 1-like, translated as MDDLANDSAVRPLLSEARLIYAITVPLSTAIILANLVIILGISCNRQLYNTPNYFFLSLLVADLCMGVALPFIPWMGLNRPLSFSSCLLVHIFPNFLFLAFLFNLVIVHYERYMCIMSPLHYSSFWVHRHFPLVLLAVWAPPLLYASLPAFGWNNRAGPGWNGCCSFNDTGARGAPVNCSTVVAAVAAPGSSECCSYRRVFPNAFIYLEVYGLLAPAILSIAGMTGRVLWITRGQMKDICRLHRSVATRGGGQALEREQRLNLRYTRCVAAVSLTFLACWVPYIIYIHVCVAFLLSKETRGNSTTHIVLSCTGIGSMAVMPLVLGLANRQYTDPVRKLLHKLRDRWRRRQDSEDMAL; from the coding sequence ATGGATGACCTGGCCAATGACTCTGCTGTGCGGCCGCTGCTGTCGGAGGCACGTCTCATCTACGCCATCACCGTGCCCCTGTCCACCGCCATCATCCTGGCCAACCTGGTCATCATCCTGGGCATCTCCTGTAACCGTCAGCTCTACAACACCCCAAACTACTTCTTCCTGAGCCTGCTAGTGGCTGACCTGTGTATGGGCGTGGCCCTGCCGTTCATCCCCTGGATGGGACTCAACCGTCCGTTGAGTTTTAGCTCCTGTCTCCTGGTTCATATTTTTCCTAATTTCTTGTTCCTGGCGTTCCTGTTTAACCTGGTGATAGTTCATTATGAGAGGTACATGTGCATCATGAGTCCGTTACATTATAGTAGCTTCTGGGTTCACCGCCACTTCCCGCTGGTGCTGCTTGCCGTGTGGGCGCCGCCACTGCTCTACGCCTCCCTGCCCGCCTTCGGCTGGAACAACCGGGCCGGCCCAGGGTGGAACGGCTGCTGCTCGTTTAACGACACGGGCGCGCGGGGTGCGCCGGTGAACTGTTCCACCGTGGTGGCAGCGGTAGCGGCGCCGGGCAGCTCTGAGTGCTGCTCTTACAGACGGGTCTTCCCCAACGCCTTCATCTACCTCGAGGTGTACGGGCTGCTGGCGCCTGCCATCCTGTCCATCGCGGGCATGACGGGACGTGTGCTGTGGATCACCCGGGGCCAGATGAAGGATATCTGCCGGCTGCACCGCTCCGTGGCGACCAGGGGGGGCGGTCAGGCCTTGGAACGGGAGCAGCGGCTCAACCTCCGCTACACGCGGTGCGTGGCCGCCGTGTCGCTGACCTTCCTGGCCTGCTGGGTGCCCTACATCATCTACATACATGTATGCGTGGCGTTTCTGCTCAGCAAGGAGACGCGCGGGAACTCCACCACACACATTGTTCTGTCGTGCACGGGGATTGGGAGCATGGCAGTGATGccgctggtcctggggctggccaACAGGCAGTACACGGACCCGGTGAGGAAACTCCTCCATAAACTCcgagacagatggaggaggagacaggactcTGAGGATATGGCTCTCTGA